From the Gramella sp. Hel_I_59 genome, one window contains:
- a CDS encoding response regulator → MTEKIAVIDDDEVYQMIISRYIEKSSAFKQAEYYQFPKEALKYYIENKDNLPSVMLLDINMPLMDGWQFLEALQSQFPDVHDHTKIYIVTSSIAFSDKERFENFPKLAGFLSKPLNVEKLKEIGGSQK, encoded by the coding sequence ATGACAGAGAAAATAGCTGTGATAGATGATGATGAGGTCTATCAAATGATCATTAGCAGGTATATTGAAAAATCTAGTGCGTTTAAGCAGGCAGAATATTACCAGTTTCCGAAAGAAGCACTTAAGTATTATATTGAAAATAAGGATAATCTACCTTCCGTGATGCTACTGGATATTAATATGCCCTTGATGGATGGCTGGCAATTTCTGGAGGCTTTGCAATCTCAGTTTCCGGATGTTCATGATCACACAAAGATCTACATTGTGACCTCCTCGATCGCATTTTCAGATAAAGAACGTTTTGAGAATTTTCCGAAGTTGGCAGGTTTTCTATCGAAACCTTTAAATGTTGAGAAGCTTAAAGAAATAGGAGGGAGTCAGAAATAA
- a CDS encoding capsule assembly Wzi family protein → MRTILIIIALLFAKQVKAQWQIGGNISATGFIHSQDELPFWLYSNTRARVSSDTDFAGHSSIYIDYLQNEDWTFKIQGGVFYDNGYYRNLQMDELFAEINYKNFGLVVGRKQRKELYDGLSASDMNFAWSVNSRPIPGIQFSMNEPFWLLRSKALGFELEWDEFFLEKTRYVSNARLHHKKLAFHYRKQGFKLSLGLDHYAQWAGTSPETGVQPKAVSDYFRVITGRGGGENSVEGERQNALGNHLGVYSAQLSQDFNYLNVQLIYNHFFEDGSGSRFANIPDGKYAINVSNRNPGAWWNAILYEFYYTKNQSKNSGGPQDTDAYFNNFQAYRSGWTYHNRIIGLPFFAFDASIPAVTNDKFLAHHFGIASELKFIDSFPIQMKTKVSMVNYSDSSLENEQIYFSSSLSSQLNHFNVSLLIGADLSQPMDNSLGTGVQLSKSF, encoded by the coding sequence ATGAGAACAATTCTAATTATAATCGCGTTACTTTTCGCTAAGCAGGTTAAAGCTCAGTGGCAAATCGGCGGAAATATAAGCGCTACTGGATTTATTCATTCCCAGGATGAACTACCATTCTGGCTTTATTCAAATACACGAGCAAGAGTGTCTAGTGACACAGATTTTGCAGGTCATAGTTCTATTTATATTGACTACTTGCAAAACGAAGACTGGACCTTCAAAATTCAAGGAGGGGTTTTTTATGACAATGGGTACTACAGGAATCTACAGATGGATGAACTTTTTGCAGAAATTAATTATAAGAACTTTGGTCTGGTAGTGGGCAGGAAACAACGAAAAGAACTATATGATGGTTTGAGTGCCAGTGATATGAATTTTGCCTGGTCTGTAAATTCAAGACCAATACCTGGAATACAGTTTAGTATGAATGAACCTTTCTGGCTACTAAGGTCTAAAGCATTAGGATTTGAACTTGAGTGGGACGAATTCTTTCTCGAGAAAACCAGGTATGTTTCAAATGCCAGATTGCACCATAAAAAGCTAGCTTTTCATTATCGCAAGCAAGGTTTCAAATTAAGCCTGGGTCTTGATCACTATGCTCAATGGGCTGGGACTTCTCCAGAAACAGGAGTTCAACCAAAGGCAGTATCAGATTATTTTAGAGTCATTACCGGAAGAGGAGGTGGTGAAAATTCTGTGGAAGGCGAACGGCAGAATGCCTTAGGTAATCATCTGGGAGTATATTCTGCTCAACTGTCACAAGATTTCAATTATTTGAATGTACAATTGATATATAATCATTTTTTTGAGGATGGATCAGGTAGCAGGTTCGCTAATATTCCTGACGGTAAATATGCAATTAATGTATCCAATCGTAATCCCGGCGCATGGTGGAATGCAATTCTCTATGAATTTTATTATACTAAGAACCAGAGTAAAAACTCGGGCGGTCCTCAGGATACAGATGCATATTTCAATAATTTCCAGGCATACAGATCAGGCTGGACTTATCATAATAGAATTATCGGCTTGCCGTTTTTTGCTTTTGATGCATCGATACCTGCAGTTACTAATGATAAGTTTCTAGCTCATCACTTCGGAATTGCCTCAGAACTTAAGTTTATAGATAGCTTTCCAATCCAAATGAAAACCAAAGTTTCGATGGTCAATTACTCTGATAGTTCTCTTGAAAATGAACAAATCTACTTTTCTAGCTCACTAAGTTCTCAATTGAATCATTTCAACGTTTCTCTCTTAATTGGAGCCGATCTTAGCCAGCCTATGGATAATTCCCTTGGAACTGGTGTACAGCTTTCCAAATCATTCTGA
- a CDS encoding capsule assembly Wzi family protein yields the protein MPENFTMYRGLNRLLLFLIIPLFSVQAQYSPEFEVNLEAGGFYSQDNELPFWLYSNRKGLVDRETNFYTLAGASFEIDLYEGIMLKAGGTGVYREGFDSSVYADELFVQGYGRYLDLLVGKRHEAIAFDGLSASNGQILNSLNSRAFPGIKLSSAAPIFLGVQEKFGFEFEFAEYILNDERTVESTRVHNKSLHFIYAPNSSLSFKIGAEHYAQWGGTSNAEGKLPGDFEDYLKILYAGKGDADAPVVDQQVALGNHLGSYMLEANYDTQNYYFTFFINTIFDDPKGSRLGNAPDGQYGFYMRSKEDRTWIRSAMYELYYTRNQSNHLDLDNSSDYFNNSVYKSGWTYNNQIIGAPFFDYSEELNRVVNNKFIAHHLGFQGDFLTYGEKYPFRVLASYTRKDGTYNDKFYPNLDEYYLFNEVGFITKWVDVKLNLAVELSQQAGPKFGTGIVLSRTFL from the coding sequence TTGCCTGAAAATTTCACGATGTACCGGGGCTTAAATCGTTTACTACTCTTTCTTATAATTCCATTATTTAGTGTTCAGGCGCAGTACTCACCAGAATTTGAAGTCAATTTAGAAGCCGGTGGATTTTATAGTCAGGATAATGAACTACCATTCTGGTTATATAGCAATAGAAAAGGACTGGTTGATAGAGAAACTAACTTTTATACACTGGCAGGTGCAAGCTTCGAAATAGATTTATACGAAGGGATCATGTTAAAAGCAGGTGGAACCGGCGTATACCGAGAAGGATTCGATAGTTCAGTATATGCTGATGAATTATTTGTTCAAGGTTATGGAAGATATCTGGATCTTCTTGTAGGAAAACGACATGAAGCAATTGCCTTTGATGGCTTAAGCGCCAGTAACGGTCAGATACTAAACTCTTTAAATTCTCGGGCTTTTCCTGGTATTAAACTTAGCAGTGCTGCACCAATTTTCTTAGGTGTGCAAGAAAAGTTTGGTTTTGAATTTGAATTTGCAGAGTATATACTTAATGACGAAAGAACAGTAGAGAGCACTAGAGTTCATAATAAAAGTCTCCATTTTATTTACGCACCCAATAGTTCTTTAAGCTTTAAGATAGGAGCTGAACACTACGCACAATGGGGTGGGACTTCAAATGCGGAGGGGAAATTGCCCGGTGATTTCGAAGATTATTTGAAGATTTTATATGCAGGTAAAGGTGATGCAGATGCACCAGTTGTAGATCAACAGGTCGCTCTTGGTAACCATTTAGGTAGTTATATGTTAGAAGCCAATTATGACACACAAAACTACTATTTTACCTTTTTCATAAATACCATCTTCGATGACCCTAAAGGTAGCAGGCTAGGAAATGCTCCAGATGGCCAATATGGCTTTTATATGCGGTCTAAGGAGGATCGCACCTGGATTCGAAGTGCGATGTATGAACTTTATTATACCCGTAATCAAAGCAACCATTTAGATCTGGACAATTCCAGTGACTACTTTAATAACTCTGTATATAAATCTGGATGGACCTATAATAATCAAATAATCGGTGCGCCATTTTTTGATTACAGTGAAGAATTAAATAGAGTTGTCAACAATAAATTTATTGCTCATCATCTAGGATTTCAGGGTGATTTTCTAACCTATGGAGAAAAGTATCCTTTTCGGGTTCTTGCTTCTTATACCAGAAAAGATGGAACATACAATGATAAATTCTATCCGAACTTAGATGAATATTATTTATTCAATGAAGTGGGCTTTATCACAAAATGGGTTGATGTAAAACTTAATCTAGCGGTGGAGCTATCTCAACAGGCAGGTCCTAAATTTGGAACAGGTATAGTCCTCTCCAGAACTTTTCTATAA
- a CDS encoding PAS domain S-box protein gives MSKTNDNPNSPGLNLKLLLISLVSGLLLVMLGFFMLWQRYQILVDDRQTEMSSMIDVVAQNIDQSLKYSYSAALSLALQIDEEGEIDNFELIASQLVDNNPNIDAIQIVPDGIITKVYPFEENKDAINYNILEDPTRNEEAFEAIERKRMFFGGPFELKQGGLAVVGRLPVFIRNDFWGFVAVIIKFDNLIHQSGIHELSGDDYQFQFSKINLVSGNEEFFLQSRPDLHESYSEVIDLPDGEWRLYIIPQSLHQPFLRLIPVALLIIFLGGAVAYILYQVLKRPVIMQQRMMSQAGELAESEQRFRTIFNQAAIGMARLDTNTGIILETNKKFQQLLGYPEDYLVGKSHIDITHPDDNQKNIELIDKLRKNEINHYSLQKRLIRSDGKTIWINLSVSPLWAEGEQATSQIALIEDISARMEAKQLLIDNENRFRALVENSDEIILIVDTQNSVQYYSPSLAKVSKYEEIDFTAHGVLHYIHPDDHDLLRQKIEYSYTKLNVPIVDIILRVKNAEDHWFWVNATLTNMLDVQNVNGFVVNLRDITEKREAELNLVKSYELVMEQNKRLLNFAYIVSHNLRSHASNMQSILELYTEEDSVEEKDQYIELLQKVSGNLDQSLHDLNDVVSISTNMDISVQIINVRETLESTLEILIPQINRKDARIRNEVPTTMEVSFNSAYMESVLLNFLTNALRYTENSRTPEIIISGYQHNGRWVLEVQDNGIGIDMTAYGDKIFGLYKTFSSRKDGRGVGLFITKNQVEAMGGSVDVESILGEGTTFKVYFK, from the coding sequence ATGTCAAAAACTAACGATAACCCTAACTCGCCAGGTTTGAACCTGAAGCTTTTGCTGATCTCCCTGGTTAGTGGTCTCTTGCTAGTCATGCTAGGATTCTTTATGCTATGGCAACGTTACCAGATCCTTGTTGACGACAGGCAAACCGAAATGTCATCTATGATCGATGTGGTAGCCCAGAATATCGATCAATCCCTTAAATACAGTTATTCTGCAGCTCTTTCACTGGCTTTGCAGATAGATGAGGAAGGAGAGATTGATAACTTTGAGCTCATCGCATCTCAGTTGGTAGATAATAACCCGAATATTGATGCGATCCAGATCGTACCAGATGGCATTATTACCAAAGTATATCCATTTGAGGAGAATAAGGATGCTATCAATTATAATATTCTTGAGGATCCTACTCGTAATGAAGAGGCTTTTGAAGCGATCGAGCGAAAACGTATGTTTTTCGGAGGTCCTTTCGAACTGAAACAGGGTGGTCTTGCCGTAGTTGGACGATTACCTGTTTTTATAAGGAATGACTTTTGGGGTTTTGTTGCCGTCATCATAAAGTTCGATAATCTTATCCATCAGTCGGGGATACATGAATTATCAGGTGATGACTATCAGTTTCAGTTTTCGAAGATAAATCTGGTATCTGGCAATGAGGAATTTTTTCTGCAGTCCAGACCAGATCTTCATGAGAGTTATTCCGAAGTGATTGACTTGCCAGATGGAGAATGGCGATTATATATTATTCCGCAGTCACTGCACCAGCCGTTTCTAAGACTTATTCCGGTTGCCTTGCTTATTATTTTTCTCGGGGGAGCGGTTGCCTATATACTCTACCAGGTCTTAAAACGTCCTGTGATCATGCAGCAGCGAATGATGTCCCAGGCAGGGGAATTAGCTGAAAGTGAACAACGCTTCAGAACGATCTTTAACCAGGCGGCTATCGGGATGGCTCGTCTTGACACCAACACCGGGATCATCCTGGAGACCAATAAGAAATTTCAGCAATTGTTAGGTTATCCTGAAGATTACCTGGTGGGTAAATCACACATTGACATTACTCATCCTGATGATAACCAGAAGAATATTGAACTTATTGATAAACTTCGTAAAAATGAGATCAATCATTACAGTCTGCAAAAACGCCTTATTCGAAGCGATGGAAAAACCATCTGGATCAATCTAAGCGTTTCTCCGTTATGGGCAGAAGGGGAGCAGGCGACTTCACAGATCGCACTTATCGAAGATATTTCTGCCAGGATGGAGGCAAAGCAATTATTGATCGACAATGAAAACCGCTTTAGAGCCCTAGTGGAAAATAGTGATGAGATCATACTTATTGTAGATACCCAAAATAGCGTTCAATATTATTCTCCTTCACTGGCCAAGGTGTCCAAATATGAAGAGATCGATTTTACCGCCCATGGAGTTTTGCATTATATCCATCCAGATGACCATGATCTTTTAAGACAAAAGATCGAATACTCTTATACAAAGCTTAACGTACCTATTGTAGATATCATCCTTCGGGTAAAGAATGCAGAAGATCACTGGTTCTGGGTAAATGCGACGCTAACAAATATGCTGGACGTTCAAAATGTGAATGGATTTGTGGTGAATCTTCGGGATATTACAGAAAAGCGCGAAGCGGAACTTAACCTTGTAAAGTCGTATGAACTGGTGATGGAACAGAATAAACGTCTGCTAAACTTTGCCTACATCGTTTCACACAATTTACGCTCTCATGCCAGCAACATGCAGTCTATTCTGGAATTGTATACTGAAGAAGATTCAGTAGAGGAAAAGGATCAGTATATAGAATTGCTTCAGAAAGTATCAGGGAATCTCGACCAGTCTCTGCATGATTTGAACGATGTGGTTTCCATTAGCACCAATATGGATATTAGTGTGCAAATTATCAATGTTCGGGAAACACTGGAAAGTACTTTGGAAATCCTAATTCCGCAGATCAATCGAAAAGATGCCAGAATTCGAAATGAAGTTCCGACAACAATGGAGGTTTCTTTTAATTCGGCTTATATGGAAAGTGTATTATTGAATTTTCTTACCAATGCACTCCGTTATACCGAAAATTCAAGAACTCCGGAGATTATCATTTCTGGCTATCAGCATAATGGACGCTGGGTGCTCGAAGTGCAGGACAATGGGATAGGTATTGATATGACTGCTTATGGTGACAAGATATTCGGTCTTTATAAAACTTTTTCCAGTAGAAAAGACGGTCGAGGTGTAGGCCTTTTTATTACAAAAAATCAGGTAGAAGCTATGGGAGGGTCGGTTGATGTGGAGAGTATTCTCGGTGAGGGAACAACCTTTAAAGTTTATTTTAAATGA
- the nusA gene encoding transcription termination factor NusA, protein MENIALIESFSEFKDDKLIDRVTLMAILEDVFRNALKKKYGEDDNFDIIVNPDKGDLEIWRNRIVVADGEVEDSNREISLAQARRIEPDFEVGEDVSEEVKLIDLGRRAILALRQNLISKIHEHDNTNIYKQFKDLEGEIYTAEVHHIRHRAIILLDDEGNEIVLPKDRQIPSDFFRKGENVRGIIESVELKGNKPTIIMSRTAPGFLEKLFEQEIPEVFDGLITIKKVVRVPGEKAKVAVDSYDDRIDPVGACVGMKGSRIHSIVRELGNENIDVINFTNNEQLFITRALSPAKITSIKMDEEAKTAEVMLKPEEVSKAIGRGGHNIRLAGQLTGYEIDVYREGVEEDVELKEFTDEIEDWVIAEFSKIGLDTAKAVLEQDVDDLVRRTDLEEETIKDVMSVLRSEFEE, encoded by the coding sequence ATGGAAAATATCGCGTTGATTGAATCATTCTCAGAATTTAAGGATGATAAGCTTATAGACAGGGTTACGCTTATGGCGATCCTGGAAGACGTTTTCAGAAATGCTTTGAAGAAAAAGTATGGAGAAGACGATAATTTTGATATTATTGTAAACCCTGATAAAGGAGATCTTGAGATCTGGAGAAACCGGATCGTTGTTGCAGATGGTGAAGTAGAAGATTCCAATAGGGAAATTTCTCTTGCTCAGGCCAGAAGGATCGAACCCGATTTTGAAGTTGGTGAAGATGTTTCAGAAGAAGTGAAGCTTATTGATCTTGGAAGAAGAGCTATTTTGGCATTGCGTCAAAACCTTATCTCGAAGATTCATGAGCATGATAACACGAATATTTATAAGCAGTTTAAAGATCTTGAAGGAGAGATTTATACTGCAGAAGTTCATCATATAAGGCACAGAGCAATCATTCTCCTTGATGACGAGGGCAATGAAATTGTGCTTCCTAAAGACCGCCAGATTCCATCAGATTTCTTCAGAAAAGGAGAAAATGTACGTGGGATCATTGAAAGCGTGGAGTTAAAAGGTAACAAGCCTACCATCATCATGTCCCGAACCGCACCAGGTTTCCTTGAGAAGTTATTCGAGCAGGAAATCCCTGAAGTGTTCGATGGTTTAATTACTATCAAAAAAGTTGTTCGTGTACCTGGTGAAAAAGCGAAAGTAGCAGTAGATTCTTATGATGATAGGATCGATCCTGTAGGTGCCTGTGTGGGAATGAAAGGTTCTCGTATTCACAGCATCGTTCGTGAGCTTGGAAATGAAAACATTGATGTGATCAATTTCACCAATAATGAGCAGTTATTCATCACAAGAGCCCTGAGCCCTGCGAAGATAACCAGCATTAAAATGGATGAGGAAGCTAAAACTGCTGAGGTAATGCTGAAGCCGGAAGAAGTTTCCAAAGCAATTGGTAGAGGTGGTCACAACATTAGACTGGCCGGGCAATTAACCGGTTATGAGATCGATGTTTACAGAGAAGGTGTTGAGGAAGATGTAGAGTTAAAAGAGTTTACAGATGAAATTGAAGATTGGGTAATCGCCGAATTTTCAAAAATTGGTCTGGATACTGCAAAGGCTGTATTGGAACAGGATGTTGATGATCTTGTACGTCGTACAGACCTTGAGGAAGAAACCATCAAAGACGTTATGTCGGTTCTTCGCTCAGAATTTGAAGAATAA
- a CDS encoding universal stress protein, with product MKNILVPTDFSDQAEKALKVAAQLARKFDSEIYLLHMLELPMMLIDPVHGSSQNVPEALFFMKLAHQRFSKLKMSDYLEGIKVHETVQFHRAFEGIIEISHEKNCEMIVMGSHGASGYQEMFIGSNTEKVVRNSEIPVLVIKNEIPDFRIENFVFATDATSDQKDLLSRAMKFAQAIDTQMHLLFVNTPNDFLSTAEATKRMLKFTEEYPELETNIHIYNDISVEKGILNFARKRGADLLGIGTHGRKGLAHFFNGSISEDLVNHANRPVVTFRI from the coding sequence ATGAAAAATATTCTCGTTCCCACCGATTTTAGCGATCAGGCCGAAAAAGCTCTTAAAGTCGCTGCACAACTGGCCCGAAAATTCGACAGTGAGATCTATTTGCTCCATATGCTGGAGCTACCAATGATGTTGATCGACCCGGTGCACGGCAGTAGCCAGAACGTTCCAGAGGCGTTATTTTTTATGAAGCTAGCGCATCAAAGATTCTCCAAATTAAAGATGTCAGACTATCTTGAAGGAATAAAGGTTCACGAAACCGTTCAGTTCCACAGGGCTTTTGAAGGAATTATTGAAATTAGCCATGAGAAGAATTGCGAAATGATCGTGATGGGTTCACATGGCGCTAGCGGCTACCAGGAAATGTTCATTGGTTCCAATACAGAGAAAGTAGTTCGTAATTCTGAAATTCCTGTATTGGTCATCAAAAATGAAATTCCTGACTTCAGAATTGAAAATTTTGTGTTCGCTACAGATGCTACTTCAGATCAAAAAGACCTGCTTTCCAGGGCCATGAAATTTGCCCAGGCAATCGATACGCAAATGCACCTGTTATTCGTAAACACGCCCAATGACTTTTTAAGCACTGCGGAAGCTACTAAAAGAATGCTGAAATTCACTGAAGAATATCCTGAGCTGGAAACTAATATTCATATATATAATGACATTAGCGTTGAAAAAGGTATTCTAAATTTTGCTCGTAAGCGAGGAGCAGACCTGCTTGGAATTGGAACGCATGGTCGTAAAGGTCTCGCACACTTTTTCAATGGAAGTATTAGCGAAGACCTGGTCAATCATGCTAACAGGCCGGTAGTAACTTTCAGAATTTAA
- a CDS encoding metallophosphatase domain-containing protein gives MRLVCLADTHNLHHHLPVPDGDVLIHAGDCTDGGTRNETNNFLKWMSDQPHPYKILIPGNHDFYFEKKELLKTIPEGIEVLLDRELIINDKKFWGSPVTPGLENWAFNRERGLAMQRHWNKIPEDTDVLITHTPPYGIMDQIASGERLGCEELLKTLDFVQPKIHLFGHIHYSSGYLKRNKTSFYNLSILDEAGSIMRSPMVLDL, from the coding sequence ATGAGACTCGTTTGTCTTGCAGACACGCATAATCTGCATCATCATTTACCCGTTCCTGATGGCGACGTGCTTATTCATGCCGGAGATTGTACAGATGGTGGCACCCGGAACGAAACCAATAATTTTCTAAAATGGATGAGTGACCAACCTCATCCCTACAAAATTCTCATACCCGGGAATCACGATTTCTATTTTGAAAAAAAGGAATTATTAAAAACCATTCCTGAAGGCATAGAAGTACTTCTTGACCGGGAATTGATCATTAATGATAAAAAATTCTGGGGATCACCAGTAACTCCAGGATTGGAGAACTGGGCATTTAACAGAGAAAGAGGTTTGGCAATGCAAAGGCATTGGAATAAGATACCGGAAGATACAGATGTGCTAATTACGCATACCCCTCCATACGGAATCATGGATCAAATTGCTTCCGGAGAACGTCTTGGATGTGAAGAATTGCTGAAAACATTAGACTTCGTTCAGCCGAAAATTCATTTGTTTGGACATATTCATTACTCTTCAGGTTATCTAAAAAGGAACAAAACTTCATTCTACAACCTGTCTATTCTTGATGAAGCTGGTAGCATCATGCGTTCACCGATGGTTTTAGATCTGTAA
- the rimP gene encoding ribosome assembly cofactor RimP translates to MLKDKVEKLAEQVFEENKNLFLISLEMNSANHIKIVIDGDEGVSVNDCITVSRGIEHNLDREEEDFSLEVTSAGVSEPLSLPRQYRKNIGRRLKVKTENDKFEGDLLAADEKEIKLAWKAREPKPVGKGKVTVDKEATLSYDEIVEAKVKITF, encoded by the coding sequence ATGCTGAAGGATAAAGTAGAAAAATTAGCAGAGCAGGTCTTTGAAGAGAATAAGAATTTATTCTTAATAAGCCTTGAAATGAACTCCGCTAATCACATTAAGATCGTAATAGACGGTGATGAGGGAGTTTCAGTAAATGATTGTATTACAGTAAGTCGCGGGATCGAGCATAATCTCGACAGAGAAGAGGAAGATTTTTCGCTGGAAGTGACTTCTGCAGGGGTTTCTGAACCTTTGAGCTTACCAAGGCAATACAGGAAAAACATAGGTCGCAGGCTGAAAGTGAAAACTGAAAATGATAAGTTTGAAGGAGATCTTCTGGCTGCAGACGAAAAAGAGATCAAGCTAGCCTGGAAAGCCAGGGAGCCCAAGCCGGTAGGTAAAGGGAAGGTCACAGTTGATAAAGAGGCAACATTGTCTTATGATGAGATTGTGGAAGCGAAAGTTAAAATAACATTTTAA